In Dysidea avara chromosome 3, odDysAvar1.4, whole genome shotgun sequence, a single window of DNA contains:
- the LOC136251323 gene encoding uncharacterized protein: MCRKVPCPSLADPNNGIITCSLGDDGVPSNEDTCSFTCNTGYELTGSDNRTCQSNGNWSGTESVCIRVPCSSLSVPTNGTITCSLEDDGAPSYEDTCSFTCNTGYELTGSDTRTCQSDGSWSGSDAMCDRVPCLPLTDPNNGMITCSLGGDGVLSYEDTCSFTCNTGYELTGSDTRTCQSDGSWSGSGAMCDRVPCPSLTDPNNGMITCSLGDDGIPSYEDTCSFTCNTGYELTGSDTRTCQSDGNWSGSDDVCRRVTCPSLSGPDGRNINCSLGDDGIPSYEDTCKISCAAGYILTGSDTRICQSDGTWSNIDNVCQKMSCPTINEILDGAVDCEFESNATPSIGETCSFTCNTGYELTGSDTRTCQSDGSWSGTATMCRRVPCKSLTCPNNGTTDCSLGDDGVPSYEDSCSFTCNTGYELTGSDTRTCQSDGSWSGVDTYCTNVSKYSTTLEPTQSLITPSLHPSVPALGEGTDSGDSTGGIIGGIIAAIIIIIVAALIIVTLLFVVCHKRRKSSFKRQESQGHTSELYVTTNDDATHETEYNLYSTISQWKPSTMTRESIITISDIRQHVFQPEYGNLKDHTDYEAVPQYDLPEDVNQQLLGKPEYIYLDDPLSLANIPEPYDLPLSSSNSSVLSYQTVYQDPGHDKTVIYEWFNKMKFRKIHSSNINILQRLGSGQFGVVRLGLWTDGSSSTMQVAVKTLNSECSESDRVKFMREAAIMGQFLHNNIVQLHGVVTEEENMMIVLEYMPKGDLRNHILYIKHHSNSYTHTFSVKLLNYCRQIAAGMNYLANKQFVHRDLAARNILVSSDDVCKIADFGMARDVSDDTYYVTSDGKIPVKWTAPEALFYHKYSTLSDVWSYGCVLYEIWSLGHKPFEEFAANKTVDLLCTGFRLPPPPGCPRMIYQLMIECWHMDPKKRPKFFVIVDRLHVDDEVLYQNDHEETQTNLGDEISTSLNLYKDLQLTYSNKS; the protein is encoded by the exons ATGTGTAGGAAAG TTCCCTGTCCATCACTTgctgatcctaataatggaataATCACTTgctcactgggagatgatggagttccctccaatgaagacacttgtagtttcacatgtaacactggttatgagctaactggtagtgacaataggacctgtcagagtaatgggaACTGGAGTGGTACTGAGAGTGTGTGTATAAgag TTCCCTGTTCATCACTATCTGTTCCTACTAATGGAAcaatcacttgttcactggAAGATGATGGAgctccttcctatgaagacacttgtagtttcacatgtaacactggttatgagctaactggtagtgacactaggacctgtcagagtgatggaagttggagtggtagtgatgCTATGTGCGATAGAG TTCCTTGTCTACCACTTACTGACCCTAACAATGGAAtgatcacttgttcactgggaggtGATGGAGTTctttcctatgaagacacttgtagtttcacatgtaacactggttatgagctaactggtagtgacactaggacctgtcagagtgatgggagctggagtggtagtggTGCCATGTGTGATAGAG TTCCCTGTCCATCACTTACTGACcctaataatggaatgatcacttgttcactgggagatgatggaattccttcctatgaagacacttgtagtttcacatgtaacactggttatgagctaactggtagtgacactaggacctgtcagagtgatgggaactggagtggtagtgatgatgtatGTAGAAGAG TTACTTGCCCATCTCTTTCTGGTCCTGATGGGAGGAACATCAACTGTTCACTAGGAGATGATGGAATCCCTTCATATGAAGACACATGCAAAATTTCTTGTGCTGCAGGTTATATTTTAACTGGTAGTGATACTAGGATTTGTCAAAGTGATGGTACTTGGAGTAACATTGACAATGTTTGTCAAAAAA TGTCCTGCCCTACAATAAATGAAATACTTGATGGAGCTGTTGACTGTGAATTTGAAAGCAATGCTACTCCTTCAATTGGAGaaacttgtagtttcacatgtaacactggttatgagctaactggtagtgacactaggacctgtcagagcgatgggagctggagtggcaCTGCAACCATGTGTAGAAGAG TTCCCTGCAAATCTCTTACTTGTCCTAATAATGGAACAACTGATTgctcactgggagatgatggagttccttcctatgaagacagttgtagtttcacatgtaacactggttatgaactaactggtagtgacactaggacctgtcaaagtgatgggagctggagtggagTTGACACCTATTGCACAAATG TTTCAAAATATTCTACCACTTTGGAGCCAACTCAATCATTGATCACACCTTCATTACATCCCAGTG TGCCTGCATTAGGTGAAGGAACAGATTCAGGAGATAGCACAGGAGGAATAATTGGAGGGATTATTGCAGCtatcattatcatcattgtTGCTGCATTAATTATAGTCACCTTGTTATTTGTGGTGTGTCACAAGAGACGTAAAAGTTCATTTAAGCGACAAGAATCACAAG GCCATACAAGTGAGTTATATGTTACAACTAATGATGATGCTACACACGAAACAGAGTATAACTTATACAGCACCATATCACAATGGAAACCATCT ACAATGACAAGAGAATCTATTATAACAATATCTGATATTAGACAACATGTGTTTCAACCAGAGTATGGAAATTTAAAGGACCACACAGACTATGAAGCAGTCCCTCAGTATGACCTACCAGAGGATGTTAATCAACAGTTATTAGGAAAGCCAGAATACATATACCTCGATGATCCTCTAAGTCTTGCAAATATTCCAGAGCCATATGATTTACCTCTGAGTAGTAGTAACTCTTCTGTATTAAGTTATCAAACAGTTTATCAAGATCCTGGCCATGACAAAACAGTTATTTATGAATGGTTTAATAAGATGAAGTTTAGAAAAATACACAGCAGTAATATTAA TATTCTGCAAAGGCTTGGCTCTGGCCAGTTTGGTGTGGTGAGATTAGGACTATGGACTGATGGTTCTAGTAGTACTATGCAAGTAGCAGTGAAGACACTCAATTCAGAATGTTCAGAATCAGACAGAGTAAAGTTTATGAGAGAGGCAGCCATTATGGGCCAATTTCTCCACAACAACATAGTACAATTACATGGAGTAGTGACTGAAGAGGAAAACATGATGATTGTACTGGAGTATATGCCGAAGGGAGATCTACGAaatcatatactgtatattaagcaTCA CAGTAACAGCTACACCCACACCTTTTCAGTAAAATTACTCAACTACTGCAGACAAATAGCAGCAGGAATGAACTACCTTGCTAACAAACAGTTTGTACACAGAGACCTGGCTGCTAGGAATATATTAGTAtcaagtgatgatgtgtgtaag ATTGCTGATTTTGGGATGGCACGAGATGTTTCAGATGACACATACTATGTAACATCTGATGGGAAAATACCAGTCAAATGGACTGCTCCTGAG GCATTATTTTACCACAAATACTCTACATTAAGTGATGTGTGGAGTTATGGGTGTGTTTTGTACGAAATATGGAGCCTTGGTCATAAACCGTTTGAAGAGTTTGCAGCTAACAAG ACGGTTGACCTACTATGCACCGGATTTAGACTACCCCCACCTCCAGGCTGTCCCAGAATGATATACCAACTGATGATTGAGTGCTG GCACATGGATCCAAAAAAGCGACCGAAATTCTTTGTAATTGTGGACAGGCTTCATGTTGATGATGAAGTCCTTTACCAGAATGATCATGAAGAAACACAAACTAATTTAGGAGATGAAATATCTACAAGTCTCAACTTGTATAAAGACCTTCAactaacatacagtaataagAGCTAG